A window of Primulina huaijiensis isolate GDHJ02 chromosome 9, ASM1229523v2, whole genome shotgun sequence contains these coding sequences:
- the LOC140985274 gene encoding major allergen Pru ar 1-like, with protein MGLITYEDEVICSIPPAKLFKAIVLHGDNLVPKILPEEFKSIKIIEGDGGVGSIKLVTFGEGSQYKSLKHRVDEIDEANHVYKYSIIEGDVLGENIESISYVLKIEASADGGSVCKTVNHYHTKHDAHGITEEKIKEGKEKAKDFFKAVEAHLHAHPDAC; from the exons ATGGGTTTGATCACTTACGAGGATGAAGTTATCTGTTCCATCCCACCGGCAAAGTTGTTCAAGGCCATTGTCCTCCATGGCGACAACCTCGTCCCCAAGATCTTGCCTGAGGAATTCAAAAGCATAAAAATTATTGAAGGAGACGGCGGCGTTGGAAGCATCAAATTGGTCACTTTTGGCGAAG GCAGCCAATACAAGAGCCTGAAACACAGGGTCGATGAAATCGACGAGGCAAATCATGTGTACAAGTACTCTATCATTGAAGGCGATGTTTTAGGCGAAAATATTGAATCCATTTCCTACGTTCTCAAGATCGAAGCCTCCGCTGATGGCGGCTCTGTCTGCAAGACTGTAAACCATTACCATACCAAACACGATGCCCACGGTATCACCGAAGAGAAGATCAAGGAAGGAAAAGAGAAAGCAAAGGACTTTTTCAAGGCTGTTGAAGCTCACCTCCATGCACACCCTGATGCTTGTTAA